The following coding sequences lie in one Chelonia mydas isolate rCheMyd1 chromosome 6, rCheMyd1.pri.v2, whole genome shotgun sequence genomic window:
- the LOC102931769 gene encoding alpha-1-antitrypsin, which translates to MKSILCLCVLLAGLHAVVLSHHVPEHHNDQDGQTDNNPPQQLSPVGGKVITEHMTFMKVVASNADFAFRFYKQIKSEAADKNIFFSPLSISTAFAMLTLGAKSATLSQILQGLSFNLTEIEEREIHEGFHQLLQMLNHPDSEIQLNMGNALFIDDQLKLLEKFLEDVKTLYESETFPTNFQNSAEAEKQINDYIENKTHGKIANLVKDLDPLAVMILINYIFFKAHWENPFNSLFTKEDDFFVDAETSVKVNMMSSNKQYNTHHDEELSCWVVEIPYKGNAAAIFILPDEGKMEQVEDALLKKTVTKWTKSLQQREIVLYIPAFSVSGTYDVKELFEKMGVVDVFTDKADLSGMTGHSSLKVSKALHKAVVDVHENGTEAAAVTIVEITYTSLPFPQPLTIKFNRPFLMIIVDKNTQSILFMGKIVNPTKK; encoded by the exons ATGAAGTCCatcctctgtctgtgtgtgttactTGCTGGGCTTCATGCTGTTGTTTTGTCTCATCATGTACCTGAGCACCACAATGACCAGGATGGTCAGACAGATAATAATCCCCCACAGCAACTTAGCCCAGTTGGAGGCAAAGTCATAACTGAACACATGACCTTTATGAAAGTTGTTGCTAGCAATGCTGACTTTGCATTTAGATTCTACAAGCAGATTAAATCAGAAGCGGCTGacaagaatattttcttctctcctctgAGCATCTCCACTGCCTTTGCAATGCTGACGTTAGGTGCCAAGTCAGCCACTCTGAGTCAAATTCTCCAAGGACTCTCCTTTAATCTGACAGAGATTGAGGAGAGGGAGATACATGAAGGTTTTCATCAGCTCCTCCAGATGTTAAACCATCCTGACAGTGAGATCCAGCTGAATATGGGAAATGCCCTTTTTATAGATGATCAACTGAAACTACTAGAGAAGTTTTTGGAAGATGTCAAAACTCTGTATGAGTCTGAAACTTTTCCTACTAACTTCCAGAATTCTGCCGAGGCTGAGAAACAGATCAATGATTACATAGAGAATAAAACCCATGGGAAAATTGCCAATTTGGTCAAGGATCTTGATCCGCTCGCTGTAATGATTCTTATCAACTATATTTTCTTTAAAG CTCATTGGGAAAATCCTTTCAATAGTTTGTTCACCAAGGAAGATGACTTTTTTGTGGATGCAGAAACATCTGTCAAAGTTAACATGATGAGCAGTAACAAACAGTATAACACACACCATGATGAGGAGCTGTCTTGCTGGGTGGTTGAAATCCCATACAAAGGAAATGCTGCTGCAATATTTATTCTGCCTGATGAAGGGAAAATGGAGCAGGTGGAGGATGCGCTGTTGAAAAAAACTGTGACCAAATGGACAAAATCACTTCAACAAAG AGAAATTGTCCTGTACATTCCAGCATTCTCTGTATCTGGTACCTATGATGTCAAAGAGCTGTTTGAGAAAATGGGTGTGGTCGATGTGTTCACTGACAAAGCTGATCTGTCTGGAATGACGGGGCACTCTAGCCTGAAGGTGTCAAAA GCTCTTCACAAGGCCGTGGTGGATGTTCATGAGAATGGTACTGAGGCTGCAGCAGTCACTATCGTCGAAATTACATACAcgtctcttcccttccctcaacCTCTTACCATTAAGTTTAACCGGCCTTTCCTGATGATAATTGTTGATAAAAATACCCAGAGCATCCTCTTCATGGGGAAAATTGTAAATCCTACTAAAAAATAA